Proteins co-encoded in one Zygotorulaspora mrakii chromosome 5, complete sequence genomic window:
- the MSB2 gene encoding Msb2p (similar to Saccharomyces cerevisiae MSB2 (YGR014W); ancestral locus Anc_4.150), whose translation MVANLLRASLVLWYLQSADGAFIDFFNQLNNNTAISPPAASTTSTEAAESTGSSSVVPVVPSTTNLYPESTTETSSQTSTTSSSFTWGESPTSSPSTAESSSYTFPWFDTTSSGIPTVSGAESTGRSTSTANQWTGSTGDSTTSQNFFGFTHQDSSSTVAAETSTSPQVYSSESYTPRSSEPLTRTLSPRVSISSVNTWRSDTFSSEGVTETTSSSETTRATSFETPAVSASTDAIQVGSNSYQYTFSTDSSSYQYRPSTDSDANPSSTDSPSVQYTPSSESTSYVYTPSSESTAVASTPSRDSTSYAYTASSDSIAAAPIPSSDSTSYAYTASSDSSVAASTSVSGSTSYAYTPSSESTSVASTPSSESTSYAYTPSSESTSYAYTPSSESTSVASTPSSESTSYAYTPSSESTSYAYTPSSESTSYAYTPSSESTSVASTPSSDSTSYAYTASSDSASETSIPPSDSVSLASAPSSGSTTSYAYTASSDSASEVSTASSESTSDTYTPSSVSVSSTPFLYPSSSGSSSSSSYLYTLTSSAATAPSSIYSSESSTTISEPTSYLLSSSSAWTASPSSQYGASSSSAQSSSTQYLAVSSSSMQSPSTSSVSATSNLYPSTSSTEESFVSSSQYPVSSTASSSVTVSSQASSELALSSLSTASTTSYPSSSQIQQLTSYSSSSSSQTSSTYSSVSSSQVSSSQVSSTTSASSTGVYTTSTSSVSSTTSTSKLITSQISSSSVPVFTSSTSRSTSSDQYPSQRSSNSTVQYASSTSAIEPLSSSVVEQPTASSTIVQSVYTSPIASQAPQALSTYMPTPDSTSSDIPAVTTPASSTPAEIPVSSTATTSSHSESNWWVPTEIMTQSTTATATGTSIATATLPQAIAAATEIATPDGYTLITIGFKEALNYNFVVNNPVSSAQIFAFLPEILNNPFNNQFGNISITELVPLHSNSMNYLATVAKAYFPTSDIDELSRMISNNSSPFYSLNEGAAKYLAYLVDPSIPLTGLLGRTISSGVSTSNSTSNSNNNAGSLDSNSYNYFRKSSNGSSSDSDQSTFSRAKIIGLVVGIVVGVCVSVAAMVILTRLYIIRRQKAQDVITFPDDSSMSDSNSDKGSFSNEKFQLNDAASISPSMRINNWMNESHYDDTAGPGIQMAQVGKRSVSMPKISRPIATQNSLGWNEI comes from the coding sequence ATGGTAGCCAACCTGTTACGCGCGTCGTTAGTATTGTGGTACTTGCAGAGCGCCGATGGTGCGTTCatcgattttttcaaccaGTTGAACAACAACACAGCAATATCTCCTCCAGCCGCCTCGACCACCTCCACTGAGGCAGCTGAGAGTACTGGTAGCTCCTCTGTTGTGCCTGTGGTACCCAGTACCACGAATTTATACCCCGAGAGTACTACAGAGACCTCTTCGCAGACATCTACGACCTCTAGCTCCTTTACTTGGGGCGAATCACCTACTAGCTCACCATCCACTGCAGAGTCAAGCTCGTATACTTTCCCCTGGTTTGATACTACATCATCAGGCATACCAACTGTCTCTGGTGCGGAATCCACGGGGAGAAGTACCTCAACCGCAAACCAGTGGACGGGCTCTACAGGGGACTCTACCACCTCTCAAAACTTTTTCGGGTTCACCCATCAAGATTCGTCATCCACGGTTGCTGCAGAGACCTCTACTTCCCCTCAAGTCTACTCGAGTGAAAGTTACACTCCACGTTCGTCGGAACCTCTCACAAGAACTTTATCTCCTCGTGTAAGTATTTCGTCTGTTAATACATGGCGTTCCGATACTTTTTCCTCCGAAGGTGTTACAGAGACTACAAGTTCTTCTGAAACGACTAGAGCgacatcttttgaaactcCAGCGGTAAGTGCTTCCACCGATGCTATTCAAGTTGGATCAAACTCATACCAATATACGTTTTCAACAGATTCTAGTTCATATCAATACAGACCTTCCACTGATTCCGATGCGAACCCATCATCGACCGATTCTCCATCAGTTCAATACACACCTTCGAGCGAGTCCACTTCGTATGTTTACACACCTTCGAGTGAGTCCACTGCGGTGGCCTCCACACCATCCCGTGATTCAACTTCGTATGCTTACACAGCGTCAAGTGATTCCATTGCAGCGGCCCCCATACCATCCAGTGATTCTACTTCGTATGCTTACACAGCGTCAAGTGATTCCAGTGTAGCGGCCTCCACATCTGTGAGTGGTTCAACTTCGTATGCTTACACGCCTTCGAGTGAGTCCACTTCGGTGGCCTCCACACCATCAAGTGAGTCCACTTCGTATGCTTACACACCTTCGAGTGAGTCCACTTCGTATGCTTACACGCCTTCGAGTGAGTCCACTTCGGTGGCCTCCACACCATCCAGTGAGTCCACTTCGTATGCTTACACACCTTCGAGTGAGTCCACTTCGTATGCTTACACACCTTCGAGTGAGTCCACTTCGTATGCTTACACGCCTTCGAGTGAGTCCACTTCGGTGGCCTCCACACCATCCAGTGATTCAACTTCGTATGCTTACACAGCGTCAAGTGATTCCGCTTCTGAGACATCCATACCGCCCAGTGACTCTGTTTCGCTTGCCTCTGCACCATCGAGTGGTTCCACCACTTCGTATGCTTACACAGCTTCGAGTGATTCAGCTTCGGAGGTATCCACAGCTTCGAGCGAGTCCACTTCGGATACTTACACACCTTCAAGTGTTTCCGTTTCATCTACTCCATTTCTATATCCCTCTTCAAGTGGTTCAAGTTCATCTAGCTCATACCTGTACACGCTTACTTCTTCGGCTGCTACCGCCCCTTCGTCGATATATTCGTCTGAGTCATCTACGACAATTTCGGAGCCTACTTCATATCTATTATCATCAAGCTCTGCTTGGACTGCTTCTCCTTCTTCACAGTATGGTGCAAGTTCATCGTCCGCACAAAGCTCCTCTACTCAATACCTCGctgtatcatcatcatcaatgcAATCTCCTTCCACCTCATCGGTGAGCGCTACTTCTAATTTGTATCCATCGACTTCATCAACTGAAGAGTCATTTGTTTCTTCCAGCCAATATCCAGTGTCGTCGACCGCTTCAAGCTCGGTAACTGTTTCAAGCCAAGCGTCATCTGAGTTGGCTTTATCAAGTTTATCGACAGCTTCTACCACCAGCTACCCATCCTCTTCTCAAATACAGCAACTGACTTCTTACAGCTCAAGTTCAAGTTCACAGACATCTTCAACATATTCTTCGGTAAGTTCTTCGCAGGTAAGTTCGTCGCAGGTCAGTTCAACTACGAGTGCAAGTTCAACAGGAGTGTACACGACCTCTACATCCTCGGTGTCCAGCACTACCAGCACAAGCAAGTTGATTACTTCCCAGATATCAAGTTCTTCTGTTCCAGTTTTCACCTCGAGCACATCAAGAAGCACTTCTTCAGATCAATATCCTTCCCAAAGAAGTTCCAATTCGACCGTGCAATATGCATCATCCACTTCCGCAATTGAGCCGCTATCAAGTTCTGTTGTAGAACAGCCAACTGCCTCATCCACAATAGTGCAAAGTGTCTATACATCTCCAATCGCTTCGCAAGCTCCGCAAGCTCTATCAACTTATATGCCTACCCCTGATTCTACATCATCTGATATACCTGCAGTAACAACACCAGCTTCTTCAACGCCTGCTGAAATTCCTGTCTCCTCAACAGCGACGACATCTTCACATTCAGAGAGTAATTGGTGGGTTCCAACAGAAATCATGACGCAATCTACTACTGCAACCGCCACCGGAACTTCTATTGCTACTGCGACATTACCTCAAGCAATAGCAGCAGCTACAGAGATAGCTACGCCTGATGGATATACCTTGATAACGATTGGTTTCAAAGAAGCATTAAATTATAACTTTGTTGTCAATAATCCTGTTTCGTCAGCACAAATCTTTGCCTTTTTACCTGAAATCTTGAATAATCCATTCAATAatcaatttggaaatatctCTATTACAGAACTGGTGCCACTTCATTCTAATTCAATGAATTATTTGGCTACAGTTGCAAAAGCTTATTTCCCAACATCCGATATTGATGAGTTGAGTCGTATGATTTCTAATAACTCAAGTCcattttattctttgaacGAAGGTGCTGCTAAATATTTGGCCTACTTGGTAGATCCTTCCATACCTCTGACAGGTTTGTTAGGTAGAACGATTTCCTCTGGTGTTTCTACATCTAATTCGACTTCGAACTCGAATAATAATGCAGGTTCACTTGACTCAAATTCATACAACTACTTCAGGAAGTCTTCTAATGGATCATCAAGTGACTCTGATCAAAGCACTTTCAGTAGAGCTAAAATAATTGGCTTAGTTGTTGGTATTGTTGTTGGAGTATGTGTTTCGGTTGCCGCTATGGTTATTCTCACTAGACTTTACATTATAAGGCGCCAAAAAGCACAAGATGTTATTACTTTCCCTGACGATTCGAGTATGAGTGATTCCAACAGTGACAAAGGAAGCTTTTCCaatgagaaatttcaaCTTAATGATGCAGCTTCTATTTCCCCTTCGATGAGAATTAACAACTGGATGAATGAAAGCCACTATGATGATACTGCTGGTCCCGGTATTCAAATGGCCCAAGTTGGCAAAAGATCTGTTTCTATGCCAAAAATTTCTCGACCAATTGCTACTCAAAACTCTCTCGGGTGGAATGAAATTTGA
- the SNU71 gene encoding Snu71p (similar to Saccharomyces cerevisiae SNU71 (YGR013W); ancestral locus Anc_4.149) codes for MSDIVYVSPQAYLISADGWKSDFQRSGFIPILKADLAKLEHSLQKVVQKHGNLKNSRKQRTGTKQKQSEDSDPSNAELLTGNDIKATEGGTKYQSLKHFLPISSEQRLHTVAFQGLRSSLSNESIERIISKCIQLSAQTSHAQDDQTDLFECWTTLHFVGLEVQDVFVRFKQGNEKLYSHICQTLRSLFSNPIAGVEFHMDSQTSQFVKEEGAAVPETNAALVETLKTAIQNLEPSRGTATEDDFSSVNYQIDLSTLSDLPKDSLEQLCKDIVEFRTKVVSIEKEKREHQMYEESERRRQQMMKMFRQIRKSRNENIDSDDDADDNDEGTDAEGDEQRAGGEDEDDYAIETRRLEKEKEQSAREYEDMLNRLHSQIEPRIRSLQASIRGAENYEQKLEKRRPLFLKELLHQAHDQYYDHHRAFKAAEERKDAVDREQHGEQTISSISKVSQTADTNASDEKPGDESGLAAASAPAQDNISEPPESSAELKQFKIKFAFKKAIDKSLDGAADLSAAPSVAMPLNTPATKVDRERPSAGPLADDLPFTQAQLDQRLHALRHSKVVDELIKEYLGVYEDELVDYILDNIREHKNKQILLDELKETFDDDAETIVAAIWSSSALLNTN; via the coding sequence TCAAAAATTCACGAAAACAACGTACTGGTACGAAACAGAAACAAAGTGAAGATTCGGACCCCTCCAATGCCGAACTTCTCACTGGCAACGATATTAAAGCCACTGAAGGAGGTacaaaatatcaatcaCTGAAGCATTTTCTTCCTATTTCATCAGAGCAGCGGCTGCACACAGTGGCGTTTCAAGGATTGCGCAGCAGTTTATCCAATGAGAGTATAGAACGtatcatttcaaaatgcaTACAACTTTCAGCACAAACTTCACACGCCCAGGACGATCAAACTGACCTTTTTGAGTGTTGGACAACTCTTCACTTTGTTGGCCTCGAGGTCCAAGATGTGTTTGTACGATTCAAGCAAGGGAATGAGAAATTATATAGTCATATTTGCCAGACGTTACGTTCTCTGTTCAGCAATCCAATCGCCGGTGTAGAGTTTCATATGGACTCACAAACAAGTCAATTCGTCAAGGAGGAAGGGGCTGCAGTTCCTGAGACTAATGCAGCTCTCGTTGAAACATTAAAAACCGCGATCCAGAACTTAGAACCATCCAGAGGTACAGCGACCGAAGATGATTTCTCATCGGTTAACTACCAGATAGATCTCAGCACCTTAAGTGATCTGCCAAAAGATTCATTGGAACAACTCTGCAAGGATATTGTTGAATTCAGAACAAAGGTTGTTAGCATAGAAAAGGAGAAACGGGAGCATCAAATGTACGAAGAGAGTGAGCGCCGGAGACagcaaatgatgaaaatgttcCGTCAAATACGGAAAAGTCGGAACGAAAACATAGATTCTGACGATGATGCTGATGATAATGACGAGGGTACTGACGCAGAGGGCGATGAGCAACGGGCAGGAGGtgaagacgaagatgacTACGCAATCGAGACTCGCAgattggaaaaagaaaaagaacaatCCGCTCGCGAATATGAAGACATGCTAAATCGTCTCCATTCCCAAATTGAACCGAGAATACGATCGCTGCAAGCCAGCATCAGAGGAGCGGAGAATTACGAGCAGAAACTAGAAAAGAGAAGGCCactatttttgaaagagctgCTGCACCAAGCTCACGACCAGTATTACGACCACCACAGGGCCTTCAAAGCTGCAGAGGAGCGGAAGGACGCTGTCGACAGGGAACAACACGGCGAACAAACCATCTCGTCGATCTCGAAGGTATCGCAGACTGCTGACACGAACGCCTCTGATGAGAAGCCGGGCGACGAGTCTGGCCTCGCCGCCGCCTCCGCACCCGCACAAGATAATATCTCCGAGCCACCAGAGTCAAGCGCGGAGCTTAAACAGTTTAAGATCAAGTTTGCGTTCAAGAAGGCCATCGACAAATCGCTGGATGGAGCTGCTGACTTGTCAGCGGCTCCATCCGTTGCCATGCCACTCAACACGCCCGCAACTAAAGTCGATCGCGAGCGGCCCTCGGCCGGGCCGCTCGCAGACGATCTGCCATTCACGCAGGCCCAGCTCGACCAGCGTCTACACGCACTCCGCCACTCCAAGGTTGTCGATGAGCTGATCAAAGAGTACCTCGGAGTGTACGAAGACGAGCTTGTTGATTACATTCTGGACAACATCCGAGAACACAAGAATAAGCAAATCCTGCTCGACGAACTGAAGGAGACATTTGACGACGATGCTGAAACCATCGTCGCTGCCATCTGGTCAAGCAGCGCGCTCCTCAACACCAACTAG